DNA sequence from the Diorhabda sublineata isolate icDioSubl1.1 chromosome 6, icDioSubl1.1, whole genome shotgun sequence genome:
TACCGTGCCAATAAAAAAGAGTCTACgaaaaatgacaatattttttttcgttcaCAAGCAAGCAGAAAGTCTGTAAAGCAACTAATTCCTTAAAAACAGAATAGCTTTATATTCTAAGTTTTCACTGATACTAAAATTAACTTACAACTTTTTTAGATCGCGGcattgtttgttttaaaaaagaTCACACGGTAATAATAAGTAACACTAGTACGCCATTCGACATCCCAAAATGTACTAACGCTTGCCAACATTGATTTCTGGGGACAAAAGAATATCCAAAACACTAAAAATTTAGGGACTTTTTAATTAATGTATTTCACGTATTCTCCAATAGATGGCGAAAATACGAAAaccagttttttttattcgaaaggTTGGTCAAACTAGTACCTGTTATTTGAACTACTGCATTATTTATACCAattctaatttcacaaaaattgtaCAGAATTCAAAATCCCAAGAAATAAGATGGCTCATTGATAATGTTTTTATGAATAACGTTTTATTCTGTTTCTTGCAGGacaagataaaacaaaatagtttaacttagctattttatattttgaggtgTAGGCGTAACGACTGTAACAGTAATTTTGAACTACAGCGATTAAATATCAGTTTTGCCTATTTTTGATACGTTTTAATTTACAGAATCCTATATATTTCTCAGATTTTGTTGAAGTgtttaatacttttttgaagttaatgtaaaaatttatagtttactTTTCGAGGAATatatataacctataaaaaCATGTGGCCGGAGATTGATAAAGTTGAAAAGGAAAATCgacatgaaattattttatcaggAAAGGAAATTAGTTCCAGAATAACTAAAGATGGACTAGATCACAAACTTTTTacactaaattttttaaattatttgaatatacacGAAACAGAACTGTCTGAAATTCCGGATGCCATAAgtaatttatgtaatttacaaACTTTGGTACTGCATTCCAACAAATTGGAGGAAATTAATGTGAACGtatcgaaattaaataaacttaaaatcTTAGATTTATCTAGAAACTTTCTGAAATGCATTCCAGAAAGTTTTTCTAATCTACCGTTAGTTACGTTGAATTTAAATAGTAATCAGTTGAATTGTTTTCCTGTATTCACAAATGCTGTGAAATTGACGGTTCTAGATCTatccaataataatttaaaacattttccaaTTTGCTCCAAAGAAATGGTCAACTTAACGGAATTGAAGTTACAAGGAAACGAAATAGAAGAAATAGCACACAACATAAACATTTTACCCGCTTTAAAATTACTAGatataagtaataataagtTGAAGACACTTCCTGGGGAGCTAGCAGATTGTCTCAAATTAAAAGGTAAAGTATAAACAATTATTCTGTTTAACCTTGATGTTGAGTATAATCACTATTAAGGAACAGACTTTAgttgaattcaaaaaaattattttcatacaaacAAGTTTCATTACCATTTTGAGCTTTATCAAAACACTACCACTACCTAACTCTTACAATTAAAATtgactgaaagtaaactaaatCTTTAAAGGCGTTAACTAACTCAATACATAGGTTGGACAATGTAATTCTGAGCATTGGAGCAGTGATAACTTAATATGAATATCAGTTCCATAAATTCATACTTAATAATATTCTTTCCAAATTATAATCTTTTATTACGGATTCTAAATGTTTTATCATATAACAAATCGACAGCAATGGGTAAATACGTATATTGCATTCCAATGAGGCTCATTGGTTTGTATTCCAATGAGACTCATTGCTATTCTACATTCATGGCTTCAAAACGAAAAATGAACAAGTATTGGCAGGAATATATGATCCTGGAACCAATTCCACTAAATGGTTTCAGAACCTTTTATTTTCCAGTGAGAAACATATGTTATTTGGACAAGCAACTATATCAATGCgaagatatttattttgataacagAGGAATCCTCCAAGCACTTGCCTCTTAATTTAGCTAGTATGGGATTGTACCCAATCTTTGAACTAACTGGGAGCAAACAATAAAGAGTGATGTGGATACCTAGTCATCCTTTGATAGGACCACAACCTTTTGTAGGTCTATTAAGTTATGGttataaaacaatagaaaacaagaagaaattaGAAACATGGAGTAAGATCCTAGGTCTGAAACAATTGAAgacatttctttcttattctacCAACTGGTCCCAAACGGCTGTTTTATTGAGTTAAGAAAAGTTACTGCTATGCTCACTGATGAACTAACATCTGAAGAAAATCGGAGCAAATCCCGATAGCTCTTGTTATCTCTATAACAAAATTGTCGAAGACCTCTTCTGTGAGTATGTGGTTGTCTATAGACAAAGGCTACGGTTTTTATATTAAAGCTTCTTAAAGCCAGAAGTGAAAGGCCTCATATCCTTCAGAGAGGTAGCAAAGTCGTTTTTACCTAACTGGTAAACCAACAGATCCACGTCCTTTACATCCCATCTCATTTAATCTAATTAATGgtatgttttcattatttttctattatgtaGAATTTGGAAAAGACTCAGGATTTCTAATAATACTGATATTGTTACCCAAAACAAgatgaatataatgaaaaacattaaatattttttcagttatacaaatatttgtaaaatttgctAATTTGCTTTcagatttaaatttgaaatcaaatccaATATTGGATAGAAGACTGATGAAATTAATCGATCAATGTAGAACAAAACAAGTTTTGGATTATGTGAAACAACATTGTCCAAAGGTCGTTACAATTGAAAATGCTGggaatacaaagaaaaaaaccaaaactaAACAGAATCATGATGTTGAAGAAGAATCTTCGATCGATTACAAGTATAATATAAACGTTAAGGCCGCAACAGATGAGTTCAAGGTAAGATTTCatttattctttgaaatataaatttgtttttgaatattaatatttattttaatggtaagtttttaaacaaatatatgttGACACTGATTTGACATCAAGCAACATAAAAAATTCTACACTCCCTAGTATATAGACTTTGTATAATTTTTGAAGCTATTTGTGAATTTATCgagattttcattttaaatcGAACAACCATTAACTAGGTTACaactagaaataaataaaaaagttacacAAAATCAACTCAagttatttgaaatgttttcaaaaaatgaatatatatgtAAGGTGGTGTTTGTTACTCCTATTTTGAGAACTATAGATTGttaaagtttttaaatacaaataaggAATAACtacttctaaatattcttgCCGAATTAATAActccaaatttttattagaaaacgGTTGCTCCAAAAGCTGAGCTATCTTTAGCAGATTATTTTCTAAGTATCTTCCTGGTGTTATTGtgtaatcaaaaaataatagtcaCCCctagtttattataaataatgctACAAGTAAAGTTGACagaattttttcacattttaatttgaatggcttttcattgtctttgatttttgttttctcaagAAAGTTTGTTGTTGAATATTCCTACTGTAAAAAACGATGATTCGTCAGATCTTGAGgggtttttcaaattatcaaaaaaagaaaaataaaataatgcatGTATATATACGAGATTAAAAGAATGAGCTTtgagaatatttgaaatgatataGAGAACGggcaaaattaaatataactacatgtttcaaataatttaatatatttcaggTACTGATAATGGATAGTGTAAAATCTGTAAGGGAGCATTTTGTAGCATGCATAGTGGATAATGTTTCATTTACTGAAGatacattcaaaaaatttattcaattacaaAATAGATTACATGATACAGTATGTGAAAAAAGGAATTTGGCAACTATAGCTACACACGATTTCAACAAATTGGTATGATTAATCgctttttattttagatattacCAACTTAAGatgaatttatatgaaaatttttgaattttgtggtaggaatataatatttataaaattgtgtaATTGTTTCAATGTTTTAGCCTCCAGgaaatctaacctataaaactGCCTTACCTTCAGAACTAATGATAAAACCATTGAATAGAGCAACTGTAATGACTGGAGCTGACCTCTTCTCTAAATTGCAAACGGAAGCTAATAACttgagaaaagaaaagaaaaggaACACTTACAGCGGGATTCACAAATTTTTGTACCTCATCGAAAGAAAACCCGAATATCCTTGTTTAGTGAATTCGAAAGCAGAAGTTATATCATTTCCTCCCATCACTAACTCGGACATTAGTAAAGTAATCCATTATTTTTGgtacttttgtttaaaatccagcatcattcaaaataatatcaCAATAATGAACCAAACAACGCATTTGGTATCACTCATTATACTGAATAGCAACACTTTGTGCGTATTGGTTCGTTATTGTAATTGCAAgtagtttaaattgaattttcaatttctttaaaaacttttatgaaTATTTGGCATTATAACCAAACTCATTGGAATATAAAATGTGATTTTGCAAGAATAgtagaatgaaaaattaatctattttttggttaggttaactGTAGCTTCGATTAGATGAGAATTACTATAGCTTCGATTAAATTAAGTTTACTtcagcttcgattaggttatgtttactaTAACTTCGATTAGGTTATATTTACTtcagcttcgattaggttatgtttactttAACTTCGATTAatttaggtttactttagcttcaaATAGGTTATGTTTACTTTAACTTCAATTAGGCTACTGTTTTCAGATAGAAGTTACAACAACTAAAATATTCTTGGAAGTCACCAGCTCTGCGTCCATTCATATCTGCAAAACAGTATTAAGTACTATCCTCAAGGACATggttttgttatttgaaaaggATATTGAAGTTCAACAAGTGAAGACAGTCGATCAGTCCGAACAGCTCAAAGTCGTTTATCCATCAAAAACTGATCTTATATTTGAAAAGGATGTTCCTATAAaggtaaatagaaaataaatggaACGAATAATGATTCTCTTCCAATCTGTATTcttaaattaaacatttttgttacTACAATTTTCACTTgcgattttatatttttccttaGTTTCCCCTTTTCCTTCTGGTAAGAACTTACCAAGTCATATTTCTTGATTGGAGTAAAAGAATTGGAAAAGAAACTTggaatagaaaacaaaaacacaaagTAAATATTTGGGATAGCTCCATCTTGGCACAAAATAAACCCCGCAGAGGAATTTTTCCTACATCAGGGCTAAAGCTAATAAATCCCTACCACGAATTAAGTCCTTTTCATATCacaaataagataaaaaaaaaacatctctCACCAATGAACCCATTTTTCGTGTAGCTCAACGGTCTACTCGCAAGGCAGGCTCGGTAAAGAATAGACATGGATGGACcacaccaaacaactgctccaacTAAACAGGCGCGGAATTCGACCACCATGGACGTTACAGACGATCCGGAGTGCCATTGGTGCATGGAGGAGAATGAAATCTTAAACCGCGTCATCTGTGAGTGCCTAGCACTCATATGAGCGCGGTTAAAACACTCACAGCTCGCCTAATGACATAAAAGGTTCacaaagcgcctgatcggcttctcaaaggatGTCGGCTTTGGTAGAATCAAGTGGGGCTACAATTAACTATGAAcgatgaataatattttttcaactcttTAGTTGAAAGACTCCAAAAACAGtagtcaaaatttatttttctttgcgATGTGCCAATTCTTGGTACGACCAAAAGTGTTGTTCTAACAGCTCTCAGTAGTCTACTTACAAAGCTGGAATTAAGAACGATCCAGAATGCTGCTGGTGCATAAAGAAAGAAGAATGCATGTCACGAGTACCCAGCACTCAGACGAGCTTTTAACACTACTATGTGTCCAGtgacaataaaagttttaaaccAAGTTGTTGATTAGTTTTCCAACATCAATTTTGCTCTGTATTGGAGcattttgtttcttttacaAAGACTTGGAGCTTCTCTGTATTGGATATCAACATCTTTCAATatcatttaataacaaaatgaatCTCAAATTCAATAATAAGTGAAACCGATGAATAATTTAGTTTTCACAATATCTTAtattgtttttgaatatatattggTCAGCGGGAGAAGAATTCTTCAACTACTAGCTTGTACTTAATACTATGTTAGACTAGAATTTCACAAAACATATACGACTAATGAAGATATTCAAGGAGACAATAAATATGTCtgtgtttttattaaaatgcttTCTTCGACAACTTCTTTCTCTCGTTTACATCGATGATTGCCAAATTTTTTGACGCAACAATGCAGTGCAAAAGTGAAATTCcagttttcaaaaaacatatGGGTGCAGAGAggaaaagtattattttgaatagtCCCAGA
Encoded proteins:
- the LOC130446060 gene encoding leucine-rich repeat-containing protein 47-like, with amino-acid sequence MWPEIDKVEKENRHEIILSGKEISSRITKDGLDHKLFTLNFLNYLNIHETELSEIPDAISNLCNLQTLVLHSNKLEEINVNVSKLNKLKILDLSRNFLKCIPESFSNLPLVTLNLNSNQLNCFPVFTNAVKLTVLDLSNNNLKHFPICSKEMVNLTELKLQGNEIEEIAHNINILPALKLLDISNNKLKTLPGELADCLKLKDLNLKSNPILDRRLMKLIDQCRTKQVLDYVKQHCPKVVTIENAGNTKKKTKTKQNHDVEEESSIDYKYNINVKAATDEFKVLIMDSVKSVREHFVACIVDNVSFTEDTFKKFIQLQNRLHDTVCEKRNLATIATHDFNKLPPGNLTYKTALPSELMIKPLNRATVMTGADLFSKLQTEANNLRKEKKRNTYSGIHKFLYLIERKPEYPCLVNSKAEVISFPPITNSDISKIEVTTTKIFLEVTSSASIHICKTVLSTILKDMVLLFEKDIEVQQVKTVDQSEQLKVVYPSKTDLIFEKDVPIKVNRK